DNA from Fusobacterium sp.:
TATTTTAGCCTCAGATACAGCATGATAGAATTTATTATATCTTGTTATTATAAATATCTCACCTTTTTTAAGTTTTAAAGTTTCTCCAATTTCTCCTACTATTTTTTTAATTTTTTCATCATCTTTCAATATTTTATCCAATCTATCTGTTACTAATTTTCCTAATTCCAGTTCATCTTCCAGACATTCATATTCATAGATAGTTTTCCATAGAGGTTTTAAAAATTTTCTTTCCATCAGCTGCTTCATAACAATAGAAGTATATTCAGTAGTTTTTCTATTGAGAGAAGCTAAATATGCTTTTCTTAAATGAGAATAGATATCATCATCTATTATTAGGTTATCTATTACTGCCTCAGTTGAGAAAAACTCTTTTTTATTCATTTCCTCAGGAAACATTTCTTTTTGTTCTTCATAAAGTTTCATAAAATGTCCAAGAATATTCCTTATGATAAATTCTGTATAAACAGAAATATGATGATTGTACACCCAAAGGTATAGTAAATCTCTGGAATCAACAACAGACTGCATAGCAGGGATAGCCTTAGAACTGTATTTTAATTTTCTGTCTTCTCCTATAAAAGTACATGAAAAAAGTCTTTCAATATCTATTCTAGGAGCTATATACCCACTCATATGATTATCTCTGATTAGGTAGTCCAGTTTATCCACATCTATTGTTTTAGAATTAACTATTTCTATTAAAATATTTTCCAGCCATAAACTTTCATCTGGATATAGATTTCCTATAATTATTCTGCATATTAATTCTATATTGGTATCAGAATTTATTTTAATGAGAGCAGGTTTTAATTTTTTTATAATACACAGACATGACATTAATTCATGGGAACTTCCAACTATATCTCCCTTTTTATCTTTAAATATTTTGTCAGCCTCTTCTTCATTTGCTAGATTTTTTATTAATGATTCATAAATTTCTTTCTTATCATAAAAAGATTCACCTAGATGAGAAAGGGGAGCATGGCCTACATCATGCAAAAGAGCTGCAAATTTTATATGAAATCTATAATTTTCTATTTGATTTTTAGTTATTCCAAATTCTTCCATATCTCTGTTCAAAGAATCAAAAAAATCACAGGCTAACTTCATTACTCCAAGAGAATGCTCATACCTTGTATGATTGAGAGAAGGGAAAAGATATTCACAAGTAAGCTGTTTTATTCTTTTTAATCTCTGAAAAGATGGAGTATCTACTATTTTTTGAACATCAGTATCTATGGTTATATAACTGTGTATTAAATCCTTAATTACTTTTTTTCCCATAATTC
Protein-coding regions in this window:
- a CDS encoding HD domain-containing protein, which encodes MGKKVIKDLIHSYITIDTDVQKIVDTPSFQRLKRIKQLTCEYLFPSLNHTRYEHSLGVMKLACDFFDSLNRDMEEFGITKNQIENYRFHIKFAALLHDVGHAPLSHLGESFYDKKEIYESLIKNLANEEEADKIFKDKKGDIVGSSHELMSCLCIIKKLKPALIKINSDTNIELICRIIIGNLYPDESLWLENILIEIVNSKTIDVDKLDYLIRDNHMSGYIAPRIDIERLFSCTFIGEDRKLKYSSKAIPAMQSVVDSRDLLYLWVYNHHISVYTEFIIRNILGHFMKLYEEQKEMFPEEMNKKEFFSTEAVIDNLIIDDDIYSHLRKAYLASLNRKTTEYTSIVMKQLMERKFLKPLWKTIYEYECLEDELELGKLVTDRLDKILKDDEKIKKIVGEIGETLKLKKGEIFIITRYNKFYHAVSEAKIYVSLNGEDKLLSDLLPQKSFKRFSNISFYIFGPGEKKEEIKRLFLRIIKEEL